The genomic window CGAGGATCACCGCCGGTCCGGCGCGCAGACGTCGACCGTGCCGGCGCTCCGCTGGATCAGCCAGCCGACCGCGACGAGGGCCGCCCCGAGGGCGAGGAAGCCGAGGTCCCAGGCGGTCTGGTGCGGTCCGCCGCGGACGTGGTGGATGCCGAGCAGCTGGTGGTCGACGATCCCCTCGACCAGGTTGAACAGTCCCCAGCCCACCAGCGCCCAGCCCCAGAGCACGGGGGAGCGCCAGAGCCGGCCCCGGGACCGGGTCACCCGGGAATAGAGCAGCGCCAACCCGGCCAGCACCGCGACCCAGGTCACCACGTGGAACAGTCCGTCCCACAGGGTGTTCATCCGCAGCCCCGGCACGGTGTCCACCGGGTACGCCCGGATCCCGACGTGGTCGGTGTCGGTGCTGCTCAGCATGTGGTGCCACTGGAGGACCTGGTGCAGCAGGATGCCGTCGACGAAGCCACCGAGCCCGACTCCGAGGATCGTCGCGGGGACCAGGATGTCCGCTCCGTCGAGGGTGTGTCGGGTCATCGCCAGCTCCTCCGGCGGTCGGTGGTCGGTCCGTGGCTCCGTGCCCGGGCCGTACCGGTCAAACGTCGCGGACGCCGCCCGGGTCACGGAGTGGACACTCGCCGCCCGGGGACCGCCGGCTCGGCTAGGCTGCCGGCGATGGACGAGGTGACCCGGATCCCGGTCGGCGGCGAGCGGCCGTACGACGTGCTGGTGGGGCGCGACCTGCTCGACCCGCCGCCCCGGCTGCTGCCCGGCGCGAACCGGGTGGCGGTGCTGCACGCGCCCCCGCTCAAGGAGTTGGCGGAGACGTTCGGTGAGCGGGTCCGCGCGGTCGGGGTCGAACCGCTGCTGATCGAGGTGCCCGACGCCGAGGCGGGCAAG from Micromonospora kangleipakensis includes these protein-coding regions:
- a CDS encoding DUF2243 domain-containing protein codes for the protein MTRHTLDGADILVPATILGVGLGGFVDGILLHQVLQWHHMLSSTDTDHVGIRAYPVDTVPGLRMNTLWDGLFHVVTWVAVLAGLALLYSRVTRSRGRLWRSPVLWGWALVGWGLFNLVEGIVDHQLLGIHHVRGGPHQTAWDLGFLALGAALVAVGWLIQRSAGTVDVCAPDRR